TTTGCGATCGTTTACATATCCATAAGCACATAACAAATATGATGAAACACAAAATCAATGTAGTCACCGCACCCACGGTTACTTTTGTACCAGTTCCAGTGCTAGTGATCTCATTGTTGTACAGACAATTCTCTTCGTCCGAACAAATCAATGGGGCACAATTATAAATCCCATCGCAAAAGAATTCATTCCGTAAACAGGTGTTGAGACCAATCGACGTATATTCGGTTTTGTTCACATTGCTGCAATCTGTTCATTTACATTACAATCTGAACTGGAATTTATCTTCATATCTAAATGTTTAGACTGATCGAACTTACTTTTATATGGAGTATAAACAATGCTGAGAGCAAGGAATTCCCCATCCCGTAATTTCTCTTTTGAAATGAATATTTCAGTTTCTAATTCACCCCCAGACTTATATTCGCCCGGATCGTGTTCAGCGAAGTTCCATGCCGTTTGCGGTATTGTTCCAGGCACATATAAACTGTTTTCAGGCTCAGAAACTGAGTAATACTTTATTTTACTACGATCAAGCGTACCACAAAATTTCTGCGTCCGATGGTTGTCTTTCCTTTTGAACTATTAGATTGGTTTCAAAAAACACATTAGAATGTGTTTGTTACATAGTAATAATATTCAATAAATAGACAGTTCTATGTTCAGATATTTAAAACAAGTAACTTGTAATTTTATAAATGCATTATAAATGTCTAGAAATCTTAGTAGACGCTAAGGTAAATTTGACAAATATGGCAAACAtcgaaaaatgattttttttccaatttttccCCCCTATGCACCTGTAcgcatttaatttaaaaattaaaaagaaatgttGATGTGTAGAACTTTGCGTTGCAGAAGGTGGAATGCAGTTtaaacatttaatttaattactaaTTACATGCACCTACACGTTTTCAGTTTggttttgtataaatttttaattgaaagtcATTGTGTAGCAGATCGTTGAATTCATCTCGATGTTGCCTACAATactatgaaattaaaaatacctagttccatttaaaaatataagtgACCTTCATTTTTGatcgaaaatcaatttttatttaaatttaagcaactgcgATTTCTTGTCGGTTAACTACTGAGTAACTTTGATATAAAACATGAAACATGAACAACTACGTATTAAACTACCTCCAGTTTAAAAGCTTTCTAGAAAACGCAATAGGATTACCTAATCTGCTGGAAATCTCAAAACAATACACTAACAACACGTTTGCCTTAACTGATATGGTTATTAAAACCTGTCCCTTACTACAAGAACGGTTTTCAAAAATAGATTGTGGAGACTGTACAACAAAATCAACTAAAACCTAATAGACAACCCAACTCACAACTGGTCATCAGATTTAGACAGCGATACCTCCCAATAATGACTACAATGAAACAAATATTACAATGGAATATCAATGGACTATACGCCCACTACGAGTAGCTGTAAATTTTACTAAACCAACTCAATCCAACCATCTTATGCCTACAAGAAACCAACCTCAATAAGCACCACCACCCAACCCTTAAAGGATTCTCTACCTTTTCAAAAAATAGAAATCGCGAAGACTTTTCCAGTGGAGGAGTATACATCGCAGTATCAGAAAAATTTAACTGTTCTGAAATACCACTCAACACAGATCTAGAAGCGATTGCAGTAGTTGTTTTACTCCCCAAAAAGATTAGCATATGCAGCAAACCCTAAACCTTGTAGACTTAGTGGAACTAGTTAACTAACTTCCATCTCCATTTATATTAATGGACGACTTTAATAGCCATCATCATCTTTGGGGCTCGCATAAAACAGATAGCCGCGGAAAAATCATAGAGAACCTGCTTAAAAATCCGGAGATCATCCTGCTCAATATAGGAAATCCAACCCATTTCACTATCAGCACTGGAAAGTGTAGCGCAGTAGACTTGGCAATCTGTAGTAGCAGACTTGCACAATATATGGAATGGGATACTCTTGATGACGTCCACGACAGTGACCACCTCCCAATAATAATCACCTACGAAGACCTTGCCCAATCCCCAAAAAACCAACCTGCACTAAAATGGAATCTTACAAAAGTAGACTGGCACAAGTACAAATCAATAATAGCAAATAGTCTCCAGGAATCTCTAAACCAAGACATTGACCCTTACTCTATAAATCAAACAATCGATTCATTAGAAACAATTATTCAAACAGCAGCAAAGGAATTCTCTGAACCAATAAAAACCCGAACCAACAGGAGAAGAAATGTGCCATGGTGGAACGAAAATTATCAATCTGCCATGAAAGAAAATCACATAGCCTTCAACAGAACAAAGAAACACCCTACAACTGAAAACCTAATAAACTTCAAAAAGCTACGAGCAAATTTCCGCAAAATAATCAAAGAAAGCAAAAGACACTCCTGGCAAATGTACATATCCACTATTACTAATCGAACCTCAACAAGTACAATATGGAAAAAATCAAAAAATCAATGGAAGACCCAACTATACAGAAATACAGTTCCTCAACCCAAGTAACGATAGCACCACAACCAAtccaaaggacatagtcgacatCCTTGCGATGACTTTTCAAAACCACTCAAACAACTTAAACTATGACCAGTATCTTCCAGTAACCCCCTCTGGCAACAACCCCAACATAACAGACGGCATCTGCAAAGACCCTATCCTTAACACAAATATAACACTAGGAGAACTAAAGAACACTCTCCAGACAACAAAAAATTTCTCCCTGGGACCAGATAACATACCAAAAAAACTGTTAAAAGAACTACTGCCAACTGGCATCGAATACCTACTACATATTTTCAACTGCATATGAACCCATCAAGTTTTCTCTGAAAACTGGAGGAAAGCCATAGTAGTACCCCTACTTAAACCGAATAAAAACAAACACATTCCAGAAAATTACAGACCGATTGCTCTAACCAACTGCCTATGCAAACTCATAGAAAAAATCATTAACAGAAGACTTAGGTGGTTTTTCGAGACAAACAACATCTTAGCACCCAGTCAATATGGATTCAGACAGTTCCGATCAACGATAGACGTCCTCGTCAACATAGAAACAAGTGTCTCAGAAGCGTTCCTAAGAAACGGACTACTTGCTACATTATGTCTAGATATTGAAAAAGCGTACGTTACGATACACAGACGAACAATCATCGATATCCTcaccaaattaaaaataaatggcaACATGATTGCCTTCATCAAAAACTTCCTCCACCATAGATCCATCCAAGTCAGGGCAAATGGAACTCTGTCCAACTCAACAGTCATCAAAAATAGAGTACCACAAGGATCAGTAATCAGTGTAACACTATTTTTGTTAGGAATGAATGACATAATAGAAAATATGCCACCGATCCAAGGACACTTGTTTGCTGATGACCTAACATTAACCTGCAGTGGAAGAAACATTACAACAGTAATAAAGCTTCTGCAGACGACTATAAACAAACTCCAAACATGGTCCAAACAATCAGGGTTTAGACcccccccaaaaaaacccagtacaTAATATTCTCGAGGCAACGTAAGCAAAACCAAAACCTGCCAAAACTATATATCAAAAACATCGAAGTTGAAAAAGTGGACAATATTAAACTTCTTGGATTGCTAACTGACTTGGGTTCCACACATGAAACACTTCAAAAATATATGCTCCAAAAACATGAATGTCATCAAGGCGCTAGCAAGCAATAACTGGGAAGCAAAAGTtaatatataacaaaaaaaaaacatttttttgtcagacCATCGGAAGAGCCTGAAAAATTGTGGGAACTAATTCGTGCCTTACTCTGTATACATGTTTAGTCGTTTACTGAAATACACAGATACACGTATATTGAAATACACGTGAATACGTGTGTTGAAATACAAGTGCAAACATGTATTAAAAATTACACAAATCCAAACACGTATATATTATTTACACGTATACATGTAAAatcgaaaattaatttgcaGTTTTGCATAAAGAAtgataaattattcaaattgtTTGAGTTATCAAAATGTGAATCAAATAGTTtaatctaaaaaaaattaaacataCAGTAAATGAAATGAAAGAATAAGTAAACTAAGAATGATgaatcaaaaatcaaaaacccatatcgtaaataaaaaattaagaatatataAAATGATTAAATTAAACCAAGTATTAAACTGAAACTGATAATAATTTTTAGAGTAAAACTATTAATGAATATACATAAGATTAAAAGTAATAAAAGTACAAAGCATTTAAGTGAAAATGTTTTGTCTCTTCTCTACAATTTTCAAGTACtaaaaaaaatcaaatattAAACCAAGGTCCATAAATGTGGTACTATGTATAAAAACTATAAGAGAAAAATTTCTGTATGGGTTTGTACAgacatattttaatattaagaggaacataaataaaattaaaattaaacttgACGCGTGAGCCGACTATCTCATATTTACTGTTTGTATAACTTTTTTTTACAGTAAAACTACTCTGTTCACTGTTTCATAACTTATAacaatttgaataatttatttttattattgtagTAGTGATAATGACTAATCATTGCTTATATAACATGGCATATCTACAAATTAAACAGTCGAGCAAGTAAATTTAGTGGAAATTATACAGGAGAACGCTGAAACACATTATTTTTCGACATTGGTCATATTTGCTAAATTTtcacgtaataattattaatgtttACTAAGAATCGTTGGATAGTATAAGAAATGTTTAATTACCTGTACGTAGTCTATACAATCCGTTGAATTTTGTCTGAAAGACATTTTTTGTATCACACCGAACAATCCAGCCTTTTTTactttgaaaacgaatttaCAATGAACATTTTTGATAACTGATGTCCATCGATCGAACATGTGCTTAGGTCGGACTATTGCCGCTGTATTCGTGATCTCGATGGTTGACTTTTTGCCAAGCGTGTGACAAATCTTGTCCAACTCCATACCGTCTGAAGCAATAGGTTATAAATTTAATATCGTTCgtaaacaaaaaccatcgattTCATCCCGCGTGAAAAACTTACATTCATCGTATTGTCGACCATAATCTATGCACGTGCTGTATTGCACGTAATTATTCGCAAGGAACAGTAAACACTGGAGATACAAGACATCCCATCGAGCCATTTTTGCAGGAACTGTCAGAAAGCCATAAAGAACGCGGCTAACGTCACCGTCGATTAACAAGTGATCGAATCTATGATCAATATCGTAGAGATTTCCCGTGATAtacagaaagagagagagagaagaggAAGAAGAATGGAAGACGTGGGATATTTTTACGGAATAATTAAGGTTCGATTCACCGTCTTCGAGGATACGTCATCCACGTATCAAAACAAAATGAATGCACTATCGCGTACGAGAGAGATGGATAGAGAAAGAAACACATACGTACACACGAGATCGACATGTCAGTGGTTTTCGTTTCAAAACGAAAATAACCGTGGCAcgacgaaagtaatttttcaaaatgaatGGGAATTACCCGAATGAAACGAAACTGATCCAGCTGAATTACGATAAAGTGGAGATTGGTAGAATGGTAGTAAAAACGATTGAAATATGGAACGAATCTTCTGTAAGTATCAGGTTGTCGCGTGTAAAATCTCAGTTCCGTAATTTGTAAAGGCTTTCGACTTTCGTAAATAAGTTCTTCATCTTCGAAAACTTATAATCGTACCGGAAGCAAATGCAAAATTTTCTTCCGTTTTAAGAAGAAGTTTTACTTAACTGGTATCGTGTATTTACAATAATTATagtggacgaaatttctataagaataatattaacaaaaatgttaaaaaataattaaggaataacagaaagcagaaagctaatatacaaaatttttaaaaactattttatttctgttgtagacaaaatattataatttaatgtATAGAAGTGtgacgaaagtatcagtcttttAAAGTTATTTCGAAAAACTAAAGTAGTATTAATAATTGGTATCTTTTTCCTTTATTTACCTTATTGGCATAGTGTTTCCTCCTCGCTACTCGTGCGAAATACCCTGATTCTTTAAGTTTGTTTGATATCGTTTTTGGACAAACTTTGTTATCAATTTTTGCCTTTAAAatggattttcttttattttctttgtaataaatctttcattcCCTTTGGatgcatatttttaaataattctgtaTTAATTCTGGCATGACTCCTTTTTATCATTTGACCAATCTCGCGATTTCCAAATTTttcataattaaattacaattttgtTTTCCTCTATTatggtttatttatttttaacactCATTATGATAACAAATTATGATTCGTTAACAAAGCACGCTAAGAATTGACGAAAATGctatgaaacaaaagaaa
The Colletes latitarsis isolate SP2378_abdomen chromosome 14, iyColLati1, whole genome shotgun sequence DNA segment above includes these coding regions:
- the LOC143350306 gene encoding uncharacterized protein LOC143350306; this translates as MARWDVLYLQCLLFLANNYVQYSTCIDYGRQYDEYGMELDKICHTLGKKSTIEITNTAAIVRPKHMFDRWTSVIKNVHCKFVFKVKKAGLFGVIQKMSFRQNSTDCIDYVQFKRKDNHRTQKFCGTLDRSKIKYYSVSEPENSLYVPGTIPQTAWNFAEHDPGEYKSGGELETEIFISKEKLRDGEFLALSIVYTPYKNCSNVNKTEYTSIGLNTCLRNEFFCDGIYNCAPLICSDEENCLYNNEITSTGTGTKVTVGAVTTLILCFIIFVMCLWICKRSQKLCWALDCADPSACSTRPGPLPREPEGSANPPVPTAPMLEVAVSSSVADKDLPPSYDSLFPEQSNPVRS